One window of the Pseudomonas sihuiensis genome contains the following:
- the grxD gene encoding Grx4 family monothiol glutaredoxin — MDIIETIKEQIANNTVLLYMKGSPNAPQCGFSARAAQVVMGCGEKFAYVDILQNPEIRANLPKYANWPTFPQLWVGGELVGGSDILTEMYEKGELQTLIKDAVSKAGA; from the coding sequence ATGGATATCATCGAAACCATCAAAGAGCAGATCGCCAACAACACCGTTCTGCTGTACATGAAAGGCTCGCCCAACGCGCCGCAGTGTGGCTTCTCTGCCCGTGCTGCCCAGGTGGTGATGGGCTGCGGCGAGAAGTTCGCCTACGTCGACATCCTGCAGAACCCGGAAATCCGCGCCAACCTGCCGAAGTACGCCAACTGGCCGACCTTCCCGCAGCTGTGGGTCGGTGGTGAACTGGTCGGCGGTAGCGACATCCTCACCGAGATGTATGAGAAGGGCGAGCTGCAGACCCTGATCAAGGATGCCGTGAGCAAAGCCGGCGCCTGA
- a CDS encoding molybdopterin oxidoreductase family protein — MTKSLHYRACHLCEAICGLAIETEAQADGSTQIRSIKGDAQDSFSRGHICPKAVALQDIQNDPDRIRQPMRRVGEQWQAIGWDEAFGLVAERLSTIQAAHGQNAVAVYQGNPSVHNYGLMTHSNYFLGQLKTRNRFSATSVDQLPHHLTSLLMYGHGLLIPIPDIDHTDFMLILGGNPLASNGSIMTVPDVEKRLKAIQARGGKLVVVDPRRSETAAIADQHLFVRPGSDAALLLALLNTLFEEGLTRDSHLPVEGLEQVREAIAGFDAQAMSARCGVPAETIRQLARDFAAADKAVCYGRMGVSTQAFGTLCQWLVQVINLVTGNLDRAGGVLCTTPAVDLVASTSGGHFNRWQSRVSGLPEYGGELPVSALAEEMLTPGEGQIRALVTVAGNPVLSTPNGRQLEQALDGLEFMLSVDFYINETTRYADLILPPTAPLEHDHYDTTFNVFAVRNVTRFNEAILAKPDDALHDWEIFVGLAKAFAARNGLGLKPTMAPEQMIDMGLRFGPHGDSSERKLSLAALREQPHGLDLGPLQPNLAARLKTPSKAVQAAPELLLADLARFAEQQQPAAHELLLIGRRHVRSNNSWMHNYHRLVKGKPRHQLLMNPADLASRGLVDGQRVSVRSRVGSIEVEVAASDEVMAGVVSLPHGWGHARPGVQMDIARAQPGASANDLTDERQLDALSGNAVLNGVPVEVVAA, encoded by the coding sequence ATGACCAAGTCCCTCCATTACCGTGCGTGCCATCTGTGCGAAGCCATCTGTGGGCTCGCCATCGAAACCGAAGCTCAAGCTGACGGCAGCACGCAGATTCGCTCGATCAAGGGCGATGCCCAGGACAGCTTCAGCCGCGGCCATATCTGCCCCAAGGCTGTTGCGCTGCAGGACATCCAGAACGACCCCGACCGTATCCGCCAGCCCATGCGCCGCGTTGGGGAGCAGTGGCAGGCCATCGGCTGGGACGAGGCCTTCGGTCTGGTGGCCGAGCGCCTGAGCACAATCCAGGCGGCGCATGGGCAGAACGCCGTGGCCGTGTATCAGGGCAATCCCAGCGTGCACAACTACGGGCTGATGACCCACAGCAACTACTTCCTCGGTCAGCTGAAAACCCGAAATCGCTTCTCCGCTACCTCGGTCGATCAGTTGCCGCACCACCTGACCAGCCTCCTGATGTACGGCCACGGCCTGCTGATTCCGATTCCCGATATCGATCACACCGATTTCATGCTGATTCTGGGCGGCAACCCGCTGGCCTCCAACGGCAGCATCATGACCGTGCCGGATGTGGAGAAGCGCCTGAAGGCCATCCAGGCGCGTGGCGGCAAACTGGTGGTGGTCGATCCGCGGCGCAGCGAAACCGCGGCCATCGCCGACCAGCACCTGTTCGTGCGCCCCGGCAGCGATGCCGCGCTGTTGCTGGCGCTACTCAACACCCTGTTCGAGGAAGGCCTGACGCGCGACAGCCATCTGCCGGTGGAAGGGTTGGAACAGGTGCGTGAGGCGATTGCCGGCTTTGATGCGCAAGCCATGAGCGCACGTTGTGGGGTGCCGGCCGAAACCATTCGGCAACTGGCGCGGGATTTCGCCGCTGCCGACAAGGCCGTCTGCTACGGGCGTATGGGCGTTTCCACCCAGGCGTTCGGCACGCTTTGTCAGTGGCTGGTGCAGGTGATCAACCTGGTGACCGGCAACCTCGATCGCGCAGGCGGTGTGCTCTGCACAACGCCGGCGGTGGACCTGGTGGCGAGCACCTCGGGCGGGCATTTCAACCGTTGGCAGAGCCGGGTTTCCGGCTTGCCGGAATACGGCGGCGAGCTGCCGGTCTCGGCGCTGGCCGAGGAGATGCTGACGCCCGGCGAAGGGCAGATTCGTGCGCTGGTCACCGTGGCCGGCAACCCGGTGCTGTCAACGCCCAATGGGCGGCAACTGGAGCAGGCGCTGGACGGTCTGGAGTTCATGCTCTCGGTGGATTTCTACATCAACGAGACCACTCGCTACGCCGACCTGATCCTGCCGCCGACCGCGCCGCTGGAGCATGATCACTACGACACCACCTTCAATGTGTTCGCGGTGCGCAACGTCACCCGTTTCAACGAGGCGATCCTGGCCAAGCCGGACGACGCGCTGCACGACTGGGAAATCTTCGTCGGCCTGGCCAAGGCCTTCGCGGCGCGCAATGGCCTCGGGCTGAAACCGACCATGGCGCCTGAGCAGATGATCGATATGGGCCTGCGTTTCGGCCCCCATGGTGATAGTAGCGAGCGCAAACTCAGCCTGGCGGCTTTGCGCGAGCAACCGCATGGGCTCGACCTGGGACCGCTGCAACCGAATCTTGCTGCGCGTCTGAAAACGCCGAGCAAGGCGGTGCAGGCCGCGCCTGAGCTGTTGCTGGCCGATCTGGCACGTTTCGCCGAGCAGCAACAACCGGCTGCTCATGAGCTGCTGCTGATCGGCCGTCGCCATGTGCGCAGCAACAACTCCTGGATGCACAACTATCACCGTCTGGTGAAGGGCAAGCCGCGTCATCAGTTGCTGATGAATCCGGCGGACCTGGCCAGTCGTGGCTTGGTCGATGGCCAGCGCGTAAGTGTGCGCTCGCGGGTCGGCAGCATCGAGGTGGAGGTGGCAGCCAGCGATGAGGTGATGGCGGGTGTGGTCAGTCTGCCCCACGGCTGGGGCCATGCCCGACCCGGCGTGCAGATGGATATCGCCCGCGCGCAGCCGGGCGCCAGTGCCAATGATCTGACTGACGAGCGCCAGCTCGATGCGCTGTCCGGCAATGCGGTGCTCAATGGCGTGCCGGTGGAGGTGGTGGCTGCGTAG
- a CDS encoding YdbL family protein, which yields MIRYISTLLLALSLSLPAYALNLNQAMSALGEAKASGQLGEQPNGYLGVVKPGGQADEIARLINQARRAEYQKVAQDNGISLNDVEAIAGKKAIERTPKGQFIQLNGQWLQK from the coding sequence ATGATTCGATACATTTCGACCCTGCTGCTGGCATTGAGCCTGAGCCTGCCGGCGTACGCACTGAACCTCAACCAGGCCATGAGTGCCCTGGGCGAAGCCAAGGCCAGCGGCCAGCTCGGCGAGCAACCCAACGGCTACCTGGGCGTGGTCAAGCCTGGCGGCCAGGCCGACGAAATTGCCCGCCTGATCAACCAGGCGCGTCGCGCCGAGTATCAGAAGGTGGCACAGGACAATGGCATCAGCCTGAACGACGTGGAAGCCATCGCCGGCAAGAAGGCCATCGAGCGCACGCCCAAGGGCCAGTTCATCCAGTTGAACGGCCAGTGGCTGCAGAAATAG
- a CDS encoding YnbE family lipoprotein: MRTYRLLAVLSLGLLCQACTPTVQLAMPNEPININLNVKVEHEIYIKVDKALDSVFNEDSGLF, encoded by the coding sequence ATGCGCACGTACCGCCTCCTCGCAGTCCTGAGCCTGGGGCTGCTGTGCCAGGCCTGTACCCCGACGGTACAACTGGCGATGCCGAACGAACCGATCAACATCAACCTGAACGTCAAGGTCGAGCACGAAATCTACATCAAGGTGGACAAGGCGCTGGACAGTGTATTCAACGAAGACAGTGGTCTGTTTTGA